From a region of the Mucilaginibacter auburnensis genome:
- a CDS encoding 5-(carboxyamino)imidazole ribonucleotide synthase, with translation MKTFYGDLKLGILGGGQLGRMLIQQAINYNVTVKVLDPDREAPCRKLCDEFVVGALNHYNTVYNFGKKVDLLTIEIEKVNVDALEQLEKEGVMVYPQARVIRLIQDKGLQKQFFKQNDIPTAPFQIISNKTELEQTTMPFPYIQKLRRDGYDGRGVYKVIDESYLDKAFTEPSLIEQWIDFEKEIAVIVARNESGDISAFPMVEMEFNPDVNLVEFLISPSTLPFEVQQEAERIAKKIADDLRIVGLLAVEMFLTKDGQILVNELAPRPHNSGHQSIEGNVVSQFEQHLRAIFNQPMGDTACLNNAIMVNVLGEEGHEGPAVYQGIEKILKCPGVYVHLYGKALTKPFRKMGHVTIVDADREKAIEKARFVQKMLKVVS, from the coding sequence ATGAAAACATTTTACGGAGACCTTAAACTCGGAATTTTAGGCGGCGGACAATTGGGCCGCATGCTGATACAGCAGGCTATTAATTACAACGTAACGGTTAAAGTACTTGACCCCGACAGAGAAGCGCCTTGCAGAAAACTTTGTGATGAATTTGTGGTTGGAGCCCTTAACCACTATAACACCGTTTACAACTTTGGTAAAAAGGTTGACCTGCTAACCATCGAAATAGAAAAAGTAAACGTTGATGCGTTGGAGCAACTGGAGAAAGAGGGTGTTATGGTTTATCCACAGGCCAGGGTTATCCGCTTAATACAGGATAAAGGTTTGCAAAAACAATTTTTTAAGCAGAACGATATTCCTACCGCTCCTTTCCAAATTATATCCAACAAAACAGAGTTGGAGCAAACCACCATGCCTTTCCCTTACATTCAAAAGTTAAGGAGAGATGGGTATGATGGCAGAGGCGTTTACAAAGTGATCGATGAATCGTATCTGGACAAAGCCTTTACAGAGCCGAGTTTGATAGAGCAATGGATTGACTTTGAAAAAGAGATAGCGGTTATTGTTGCCCGTAATGAAAGTGGCGACATTAGTGCCTTCCCAATGGTGGAAATGGAATTTAACCCGGATGTTAACCTCGTTGAGTTTCTGATATCCCCTTCTACCCTACCATTTGAGGTTCAGCAGGAAGCTGAGCGTATAGCGAAAAAGATAGCAGACGACCTACGAATTGTGGGCTTACTGGCTGTTGAAATGTTTTTAACTAAAGATGGGCAGATACTGGTAAACGAATTGGCTCCGCGACCGCACAACAGCGGGCACCAAAGCATTGAGGGTAATGTTGTATCGCAATTTGAGCAGCATTTACGTGCTATTTTCAATCAGCCTATGGGTGATACTGCCTGTTTGAACAACGCCATTATGGTAAACGTTTTAGGCGAGGAAGGGCATGAAGGACCAGCGGTTTACCAAGGCATTGAAAAAATATTGAAATGCCCGGGCGTATACGTGCACCTGTATGGTAAAGCGCTTACCAAGCCTTTCCGTAAGATGGGACACGTAACCATTGTTGATGCCGACAGGGAGAAAGCCATCGAGAAGGCACGGTTTGTACAGAAAATGCTGAAAGTAGTATCTTAG